Below is a genomic region from Prevotella melaninogenica.
GATAAGGCATACCATCCTTAGAAAGAATTTGAGCAAGAAGGAGAGTAGATGAGCGTGAATAAATCTCAGAGTTGATGTCAGAAGTGAAAGTTGGGAACTCATCAGTACCCAAGATAATGAACACATTATTATCAAACTTAGAATAAGGTGTCTCTCTAAATATTGTATTCATCGCATCATGGAAGCCGTAGCCACCAGTTGCCCCAATAGTGTTTGGCGAAGTCATCTTTGTAAGGTAATCAATCCACTTACCAAAGTCGGTTGTTGGTGCGAGATGTCTATTTCCCTTCTGAGAAACTGATGTCACAGAGAACTTTGCCTGCGAATCCTTTGATACCTTTTCGCTTATGCCCTGGAAAGCATTAACAAGGTTGCGCACAAGTAGACGGTCCTTATCAAAGAACACAAGGTGGACATTTATATTCTTGCTATTTTCAATGAGTTGATCGAGTTCTGCCACAGCAACATCTCCACCTTTTACATTAAGCATATAAGTCTTCTTTCTGTCCCATACAGACAATGGAAGGTTTATAGCCACTTTCTGATCTGTCGACGTGTTTGTCCAATTTCCATCAGCAGTAAAGAGGAGCTTAGAACCCAATGGGAAGCCAGCAAACTCAGGATAATTAGCATCCAGCAGATAAACGTGATTCTGTCCTACCATTGCTGTGAGATCAGCAGGAATCCATCCGAGTGCTGTGCGAGTAGAGTCAGAGAGCGAAGGACGATCAGAAACAAGTACAGCCTGTTTACTTGCATCATACTTATAAGCATACACAATCTGACCAGCTACAAGTTTTCCCTTGCTCTTATCGAGGAAGAAAGGATCGCCATAGAGGTTCAGAGAGTCAAGAGTAAAGAATCTCTTTATGTTTGACAATCGTGACACTGTGGATGCACCGATTCGATAACGTACTGGGAAGTTGTTATCTTTAGACACAAAGGCATGATTATACTCTAGCACACTATTCTTATCAATCCATCCTACGAATGGTGAATTCTTAGCATCTTTAAAGTGAGTTCTTGAACTGAAAAGTGGTGCAAACATACCCTTAGGCTGTCCAAGCAAGCTCTGGTTAGCAGCAACAACCTTATAGAATCCGTTTTTCTCACCAATAACATAGAATGGTGCACCAAGCTTCTGTTCACTCAGGATACGCTGTGCATACGGTCCAGCGTATGCCTTGTTATGGTCACGATCTGAGAAGACAATATGCACATCCTTATTGTTGTGTGTCTTCTGCTTTCGTGTTTCTTCTGTCAGGTAATTAAAACTCTTTTTACCGACAGCATGTGTCTTATCATATCTTCCCACCTGTGCCAGACTACTCTGAGCACCTAAAAAGAAGAAAGCAAGACCTGCTATAATATGGAACGCTTTCATATTTCCTAATTTTATTTTCCTGTATTTCTTTGAGTTACTTCAATTTTTGTAATATGATGGAAATCATCTACCTTCACATCGTCAATAGTCACACGTCCGTAACGATTACTCTCGAGGAAGTGTAATCCTTGACAATAGTCTGGGAATACATTATAACGCTCGCCATTGATGTGTACAACGACTTGATTACCATTACCGCCGAGATAGTTATTGATAATGAAATTACGATGTGCATAGAATGCTTCCTTATCTCTTGCACCTGCATTGGCAATAGCTTGTAGATGCTTCTTGATACCATTCTGTACCATAGCTAATGTATCAATAGGCTCTGGTTTTGGCTGATCAGCCTCATCAGCTGGATTCTCAATGATGTCTTCAACCTTTGGAAGGATAGTTATGACATGAGATACAGGATACAAAGTGGTATTAGTCTTCAGTTTGATGAGATATTTACCAGGCTCGTCATACTTATAAACCACCTGACGCTCAAAAGCATCAATAGTTCCACTCTCACCGAATTCCCAAAGCCAGCTTGTCATACCATCGCCTTCGGCTGAGAATACGAGTCGCTCACCGGCATAACCTTGTGTTGGTCCGACAATCTTAGGAATAGAATCAACTGCAACAGTGTCCTTGGTAATCTTCACAATATCAATAGTCTTTTCTGTGACGATCTTACCATCAACCTGTAGTGTGATGAGGTACTTTCCTGCCTGTTTGTAAACATAACTAATGTTAGGCTTACCAACGATACTGTCGCCATTACCCATTTTCCATAATACTCTTTTGTCAACAACTGCCGCAGAGTCATTAATGGTAAACTTCAAAGGCTCGTTTACTTCCAATTGACTATTCGCATTACTGTCCTGAATGAAAAAGTCAAGATTCTTGTTGACGTTGCGTGAGGGGAGAAGCAAAGCCACCAATAATCCGACTACAGCCAGTGCCGAAACGATAGCCAGAATGATTTTTTGTCTTTCAGTCATAATTATTGTTATTTAATTGTTATATCATAAGGGGTTTAATTTGTCAATTGTTAGCCACGCACAATCTGGATGGCTATAAAATCGATGCTCTATATTCATAGCAATATGATTATGGAGAGCATACGTTTCTTGTGGATGAATGAGTTTTATCAAATATTCCAGCAGAAAGGTAGACGAGAAAACAGCCAAAGCCAACAAAATCCTTATCTAATCTTAGTCTTCATTTCTTCGAGAATCTTTTTTCTGTCTTCCGTATTCTTGGTCGTCCAATAGAGTTTCTGCTTTATGTCGAAATAGTCTTGTATCGTTTTGAATGCACGCATACAATAGAGATATTTCGGATCATAAGAATGTTTGCGATAGTTGTCTTGCAGCTGTGTCATACGATCTTTTATTTCGCTGATACGCTGTGTCTGCTGTATCTCGAAATTAAGTGAGTCAATATCCTTCTTCATCATAATCAGTTTCTCACTCATTTCCTTCTGATCTTCAAGAATAGCCTCGGCATCATTGATTTCGGTCACCGCATTACCTGTAATGGATTCTGGAATAGGTGTGACATACTTACAAAGGAGGATATAAAGTAAGGCCACAGAAAAGCATAACAAAAGCGTAAACTTAATACTGGACCATATTTTTTCGTCTCTTGTCATAATAATAAATTATTATTCTCTTTTTCTATTTAAAATTTCAGTTGCTTTCTGAATCTGTTCCATAATGTAGTCTAAGTCACGTTTCTCATCAAAGTAAGTCGCAGTGGTTTCCTGCGTAGCTTGTAGTTGATCAAACAGTGTCTTATAGAGAACATAGTTGGTGGTGTCATTATCACCACGATAGATTTCATCCTGCATGTCTTGTCTGTGACGAGCAATTATCATCTGATATTGCGCCTGCTCATTATCCGTACGCTTCTCAGTAACAAGATTGTTCATATCCTTGAACATTTGATCCATACGGAAATTATAGCTTGCCTGCTTACGGAATACCTCATCATAACACACTTTCTTCTCGTCTACCATGTTGATTCCACGTTCGGCAGTTTTCAATGTGCAAACAGCAAAGAGTACGAAAAGTAATAGCGTGAAGCTAAAGATGAAAATAAAAGAATTCTTTGCCTGACGGCGTTCCTTTCTATTTTTTTCTACCATTGTCAAGTGTATCTGTTAATCCCACACCTTCCATGACTTGCGCTCACTCTCAGAGGCCTTGCCATTGTTATCTTCACTAATAATAATATTCTCCTTGATGAGTCCAACGTATTCGAGTTCGCTCAACTTGTGGAAAAGCGTATCAATTACATTGAGGAAAGCTGCAATACTTATAAAGAGCGTATTCAACTCAAGGTGGTTATAATTCAGATGGGCGATATCGCTTGTCTTGTGCATAAAGTCAGACGGCTTAATATTTGTCCACTCATCAAAGTACTGCAATAGTGTCTCAAAGTCCTTCTCGGGTAAAGAACGGAGTGAAGTGAGCAGAAGATTAGCTAATGCATTTGCAAAGCGTACCGTATAGATTGGCGGCTGCTCAGCTGCAATATTCTTCAATTCAAAGCAATGCTGGCTATAGAAATTCTTCACCACATCGCAAAGAGCGAAAGTGTTGTCTGCAAGCATACTGCGGTGAGGGTTAGAAACATTCTTAGCATATACCTTGAGTGCATTGCTGTGAATACGCTCAAGTATTTCTGTCATATTCTCTAAAGCATACATAGCTCTCCCAGAACAGTTGATACGCTGAATAGCTGGGATATAGTCGCTATCTATCGAGAAGGAACCACCATCTACGATAAGCTTTCCCGCTACTATACTATTACCCTCAAGGAAAGCCTTATTAAGATTTTGTTCCAATAACAGTTGCAAAGTAACCTCTGGCAATACGTAAGGATGATGGAGTGGGGTGGTTTCTGGATCTGGTACACCAACCGGCAGCATCTTGTAAGGATTAACTGTAAGGAGTATGCAGACTACCTGACGTGTAGAGAGATCAATTTCGATATCTTTGAGCGTACACTTTGGTGTGAAATCGCCATACAATTCCTTTGTAAAGAGAATATGGTAACCATTACGAGTCACCGCATTACATGCTCTAAGTTCTACTGATAAAGTCTCTGCAGACTCACCCTTAATATCCATATCAATAGAACATTCTTCTTTTTCAGACTTTTCACCGAATCCATAGTTATAGCTTGTCAGTTCCTCTTCACGGTCCTGTCTTTGCATCTCAACTACATTGTAATAGGTCTCAAAGAAATGGGTATTATTAATTTTCTGGCCGTTAACCCAGTTTATTGGCAAATGCTCAATCTTCTTCATGTTGTATCTGGTTTATACTTTTTACTCGTTTTATATAGATAACTTGATTTTTCTTTATTTTGTTTTCTGTGGCTGTACAACGTGGGTCCAGCATCCGAATAAATAGAGGATAGCGGAACCATCGACTCGTATAGAATATCCACCCACTTTCTGCACCTTCCATATTGATTTCAATCTGTGCCTGTGGGAAACGTCGATTTTGGTCTTCAACAAGCCAATCAAACCAGTCACCCAAAGCGATACCCTCAGCCAAGCGAACAGAAAGGGTTGTATAGTCAAAATCACCAACCTTTCGCTTAAGTTTTACTTTGACAGTTAATGCTTTAAACGTATCGAGGTTGTCCCAATAGTTTCGATTAAATCCACTATGATTGATTCTCCACAAGTCGTAGATAGCAGGTTGTATGTTTCGGAAATACTTGAAGCTACGGAAAACAAAGTAAGGGATCATAAACCAGCAGACAGCTGTCATCGCCCAAGGTGTATATTCCAATCCTCCGCTAATCCAGTTGAATACAAGATAGTAAATCCACATTCCGATAATACCTGAGAGCACTGTTACGAGAAGTTCGATAGACATATCATCGTTCTTCTTGCTAATGACCACGCGCAATGCCCATAGATAGAAAAATCCGAGAATGAGATAAGAAGTAACAGTCAGTACAAGTCCTCCCCACACATATTCGTTCTTCAAATAGCCGAAGAGAGAAGGAAGTCCAAGGAAAAGTCCTGCCAAAAGAGCAAAGACAATAATCCTCTTCATGCCCAGCTGCTGTCGAATAGACTTCAGTGCTCCCATAACGAACACCATAACCATTGCAAGAAGCGGAGCCAATAAGTATTTCAAAAAGAAAAATATTAAAGGTTTCATTATATCTTCTTATAAATTCGTATCATAACCTAAATAATTCTGTCCTAAGACGAGTTCTGTATTTGTCGTGACAGTATATATTATCTTTATATCTCTGGACGAAAGGAGAAAGAACGACAGCACATACTTTACTGTTTCTATCTGCTTTTTCAAAACACTTTCCTTTATCGTATCATGAAAGCAGAGATTTACTTCAACATCATCCAGCTCACATAGTAATTGTCCATCAAGTCCTGAGTCACCCCCCAACATACAATCACCTAAACTGACGTAAGGAAGATTCTCTTCGTAATGATAGACGTATCGTATCTTAGCATCAATACCACAGACTACTGAAAGTAATTCTTCCAATGTAGAAAGATTCTCCTTGTAATGCTCTACCTTGAGAAGATACAAGAACATCTTATATCTTTCGTCAACAGAAAGAGGGGCTGTCTTCGGGAAGAAAAGACTGGTAACATTCTTGATAATAACATTCTCAGACGGCTTTTCAAACAAGGATAACTGCCGTTCAAAGATACGTACACTATCATGGAACATCATTGTGTCAAAAGGAGAGAAAAAGTGTATCGCCTTCTCTGCCTTCTTCCTATTCTCTCGAATCGCTTCAACAACCTCCTTATTGCTCATTCCTGGCGAGCTAAGAGAGATTGGGTGGAACATAAACTCAGGCAACTGATGATAAAAACCATTTCTTGCAAGGTTAAGTATCAGTCGCTCCCTTAATTGTCCGTCTTTATAGACTTCCTCTTTCTGCAACTCGATAATATCTTGAGAGTTCACACGGCTATTCATTCCGTGAGTCACAACAACGGTCTTATCAAGCAATTCCTCCCCAGTAATAAACTGCAGCTCAGCATAGAAGACTTCCGCAATAAGATGACGTGCATCACTATTACTGAATCCTTCTAAATCCCTGTTAGAAGTTGTTATGCGTGATTCCATTGCAGATTTCCATCTTTATAGGTTGCTATTATGTGGTCGCCAGGTTTGATAGCCTCTGAGACAATCAGCTTGGAAATAGTCTTTTTCAGATAAGTTCTTACGACACCTGCAATAGGACGCGCACCATACTGTGGCGAGAATCCTTTGGAGGTAAGGTAGGCTATTGTCTCTGGTGCTAAATCCAACTGAATATCCTTCTGCTCCAACAACTGCTTCTGTAGGCGTGAGAATTGGAGAAGGAAAATCTGCTGAGCAACCGCCTCAGTAATAGGTGAGAATGGAACTACCTCTGTCAAACGACCAAGGAACTCAGGACGGAAGTACTTCGACATAACCTCTATCAGTTCGTTAGAGGTTGGCTGATGTCCCTTCTGAATCTGTTCAGCAATCCATTGGCTACCAATGTTAGAAGTAAAGATGATGATAGAATTGGAGAAGTCACCTTCACGTCCTAATTTATCATGTACCTTACCTTCATCCATAATCTGCAGGAAGATATCGTAGACACTACTATGCGCCTTCTCAATCTCATCAAAGAGTACAACAGAATAAGGCTTCTGGCGGATTTTTGTCACAAGCAAACCACCCTCTTCATAGCCTACATATCCTGGAGGAGCACCATACAGTAAGGCTGCAGAATGCTCTTCCTTGAACTCCGACATATCAAAACGAATCATTGCTGTATCATCATCAAAGAGAAGATCGGCTAACGATTTCGTCAACTCTGTCTTACCCGTACCAGTAGGACCGAGGAAGAAGAATGAACCGATAGGCTTCTTTGGGTCGCTCAGACCACTTCGCGACTCGATGATAGCATCAGATAGAGTACGGATAGCCTTATCCTGTCCCTTAACTCTTTCGTGCAATTTTGTCTCGATGCCCAAGAGACGGTCTTTCTCTTGTGCCTGAATCTTTCCGATAGGAATACCAGTGTCATCTGCCACAACTGATTCTATTTCTAATGAGCTAACCTTCTCAATACCTTTCTGTGAAAGAGTTGAGAGTTCGTTCAACATCTTGCCAAGCTTATCCAGTTTTTCCTGCGTTGAATCATCATCCGTCAACACGAAGTCGTCTTCAATCTTTGAAGTTAAAACAACACTCACCTTGTTGAAGGTAGTATGATAGAGCAGATGTAAATCGAAATCGCTCACATTCTCTACTGGCATTGATTTGTACTTCTCATACTGCTCCACAAGTTGCTCTACAATACCAACAGCATTCTTGTTGCTCAGTCTTACCGAGGCAGCGGTACTATCAATGAGGTCTAATGTTGAGGCTGGTTGGCTCTTTTCCTTGTAGTATCTGTTAGAAAGATTATATGCACTTATGAATGCCTCCTCTGTCATTGGCAGACTATAGTAAGCCTGTAGAATTGTTCTATGTTTCAGTAATGCACTGCGGAGGATATTTGGTTCGAGTTCCTCTACATTTATAATATTCAGTCTATTTGCAATAGAATGTTTCTCAATGTGCTTACGGAAGGCATCCATAGACAGAACCATCAGCAGTGTGACTGCACCATCGCAAATTTGAGCATCAAGGTTGTTGAGTATATAGGTGGCTGCCGTTGGGTTACCACTTTCGAGCAACAACTGTAGGTCGTCAATGACAAGCACACCACGACTCTTTGCTTGATTCATCTTCTGCAAAAGTCCCGTAAGTTTTTGGGTAATCTCAGTTTCATTGCCTGATTGTGCAAGAATCTTTGATGTGTTCAGCCCGACCAATGATGTCTGGTTGATTATCTCATCTTGGTTGATTTCCATTTCATGGGCAAGTGCTCTGATAATACCCGTCTTACCAACACCTGGAGCGCCTACAAGAAGAATGCCTTGTCGTTCAGAACGTTCCAACGTTTCCAATATCAAACGTATTTCCTTGCTACGACCGATAATAGACTTACCTTCTTCTAAGAGCTCTGCTCGGCGAAGATCGGATACGTATTGGATAGAACTACCCATATCCATCTCTGCAACTGGAGATAAAGGAGAGGTTGAAGCCTCAAAATATTCCATTATCTCATCTTCTGTCACACCAATTGATTCTATCTGCTGGTGGGAGTAAACCACACCATCTCTGACAATTGCTGAAAACACACACAAGGCGTCAACAGAGTCTGTACCAAGTTTTATCTTTGAGCGTTCTGCCTCATCAAGGACCGTCTCAACCTCGTGGTCGGCGATTATCTCACCTGCATCATGCTCAACACCGACATACATCTCACGGTAAGTCTCAAACCAATCGCTGATGTAGTTCACTTCCTTTTGCATCGAGTTTAGAATCTCACGCAAACCAGTCTGTTCAGTCAACATCGCGATAACAAGATGAGCTACACCGAATGATAGGTGCTTATCCTGATGTGCCATTGCCTTGGCTAACTTAATAGCAGCTATGAGGCTATTGCTGTAATTTTGTGTATTCATACGAAAAATATCTTGTAAGGCGTCTTATTGATGGAACGCTTTGAAAGTTCGTCTTCTAAGAAACTTGTCATTGCAGGTAAATCAACTTTCTCCTCTTTACTTGCACCTGAAAGTTCTATTCTTACTTCTGTTGTACGGATAATACCACGTCGCACATCGTTTGAGATGGCTATACCGTCTCTGATATCTACAGATTTTGCCAATTTCCCTAAACTGCAAAGTACGAAACTCTTTATATCTTCACGTGTAACAATACGGTCCTTTGACAGTAAACCATAACGGAGTCGATTAATCAAATCACGTTCTGAGTCGTGAGCATTACCTTGTTTTGTCGTTGTCTGGAACAACAACCCGCTTTGTGAGAATTTGTCATTCTCGGTTTGGTAGACTACAGTACGGCTATCCAAACCGTTAGCAACCTCAGCATCAGTAGTCCAATAACTCACCTCAACCTCTGATGTCTTTTGTAAGGCTGTGTAAACAGAAAAGCACGAGGGATGCTCTTATCTTGAGTGAAATCGTAGATGCTCTTTTCTATGTTCTCTATATTGTTATAGAGATTGTTCAGCTGATCCGTGAGCGTATCTATCTCCATACTCTCAAAAGCACTTCCGTCTTCATGGATTAACTGAATTAGTTTGTTTATCAATATGCGAGCATTGTCTGAGTCAAATCTCTCTATGTTTCCAAAGTAAAGACTGTAAGTGCCTGTAGAAGATTCATTATAATTCCGCACAATATCCA
It encodes:
- the tssR gene encoding type VI secretion system protein TssR domain-containing protein — protein: MKAFHIIAGLAFFFLGAQSSLAQVGRYDKTHAVGKKSFNYLTEETRKQKTHNNKDVHIVFSDRDHNKAYAGPYAQRILSEQKLGAPFYVIGEKNGFYKVVAANQSLLGQPKGMFAPLFSSRTHFKDAKNSPFVGWIDKNSVLEYNHAFVSKDNNFPVRYRIGASTVSRLSNIKRFFTLDSLNLYGDPFFLDKSKGKLVAGQIVYAYKYDASKQAVLVSDRPSLSDSTRTALGWIPADLTAMVGQNHVYLLDANYPEFAGFPLGSKLLFTADGNWTNTSTDQKVAINLPLSVWDRKKTYMLNVKGGDVAVAELDQLIENSKNINVHLVFFDKDRLLVRNLVNAFQGISEKVSKDSQAKFSVTSVSQKGNRHLAPTTDFGKWIDYLTKMTSPNTIGATGGYGFHDAMNTIFRETPYSKFDNNVFIILGTDEFPTFTSDINSEIYSRSSTLLLAQILSKDGMPYQDFILQSKQLLDNNILEYMSFSGDYLCEPKWTKNGSFKDMSTDNENVYLLDAPKNSVITGGFVYPKLYSELSSAGLSNVIDSLFMQLNARNNELVNVTRSAENKYGVLRAVPTQEVVNLCDSAAISVTDIEKNNINDLLFKKMWFTPQQLSTYDEGYLFDKDEMQNLLDGYRDLMPYINADSLGNQELAVLRNNFKRQSKLVNMLSYRKALSTKSAISKVYYHRVSVPSSDALNYIVRIKDIRRKKCNESEWDQAYKEMFKKLVNLETRFKSGRLNTIYVAGKSYYFIPLKELP
- a CDS encoding AAA family ATPase, which translates into the protein MNTQNYSNSLIAAIKLAKAMAHQDKHLSFGVAHLVIAMLTEQTGLREILNSMQKEVNYISDWFETYREMYVGVEHDAGEIIADHEVETVLDEAERSKIKLGTDSVDALCVFSAIVRDGVVYSHQQIESIGVTEDEIMEYFEASTSPLSPVAEMDMGSSIQYVSDLRRAELLEEGKSIIGRSKEIRLILETLERSERQGILLVGAPGVGKTGIIRALAHEMEINQDEIINQTSLVGLNTSKILAQSGNETEITQKLTGLLQKMNQAKSRGVLVIDDLQLLLESGNPTAATYILNNLDAQICDGAVTLLMVLSMDAFRKHIEKHSIANRLNIINVEELEPNILRSALLKHRTILQAYYSLPMTEEAFISAYNLSNRYYKEKSQPASTLDLIDSTAASVRLSNKNAVGIVEQLVEQYEKYKSMPVENVSDFDLHLLYHTTFNKVSVVLTSKIEDDFVLTDDDSTQEKLDKLGKMLNELSTLSQKGIEKVSSLEIESVVADDTGIPIGKIQAQEKDRLLGIETKLHERVKGQDKAIRTLSDAIIESRSGLSDPKKPIGSFFFLGPTGTGKTELTKSLADLLFDDDTAMIRFDMSEFKEEHSAALLYGAPPGYVGYEEGGLLVTKIRQKPYSVVLFDEIEKAHSSVYDIFLQIMDEGKVHDKLGREGDFSNSIIIFTSNIGSQWIAEQIQKGHQPTSNELIEVMSKYFRPEFLGRLTEVVPFSPITEAVAQQIFLLQFSRLQKQLLEQKDIQLDLAPETIAYLTSKGFSPQYGARPIAGVVRTYLKKTISKLIVSEAIKPGDHIIATYKDGNLQWNHA
- the tssO gene encoding type VI secretion system TssO produces the protein MTRDEKIWSSIKFTLLLCFSVALLYILLCKYVTPIPESITGNAVTEINDAEAILEDQKEMSEKLIMMKKDIDSLNFEIQQTQRISEIKDRMTQLQDNYRKHSYDPKYLYCMRAFKTIQDYFDIKQKLYWTTKNTEDRKKILEEMKTKIR
- a CDS encoding PKD domain-containing protein, whose amino-acid sequence is MTERQKIILAIVSALAVVGLLVALLLPSRNVNKNLDFFIQDSNANSQLEVNEPLKFTINDSAAVVDKRVLWKMGNGDSIVGKPNISYVYKQAGKYLITLQVDGKIVTEKTIDIVKITKDTVAVDSIPKIVGPTQGYAGERLVFSAEGDGMTSWLWEFGESGTIDAFERQVVYKYDEPGKYLIKLKTNTTLYPVSHVITILPKVEDIIENPADEADQPKPEPIDTLAMVQNGIKKHLQAIANAGARDKEAFYAHRNFIINNYLGGNGNQVVVHINGERYNVFPDYCQGLHFLESNRYGRVTIDDVKVDDFHHITKIEVTQRNTGK
- a CDS encoding type VI secretion system TssO — protein: MVEKNRKERRQAKNSFIFIFSFTLLLFVLFAVCTLKTAERGINMVDEKKVCYDEVFRKQASYNFRMDQMFKDMNNLVTEKRTDNEQAQYQMIIARHRQDMQDEIYRGDNDTTNYVLYKTLFDQLQATQETTATYFDEKRDLDYIMEQIQKATEILNRKRE
- a CDS encoding TssN family type VI secretion system protein, with the protein product MKPLIFFFLKYLLAPLLAMVMVFVMGALKSIRQQLGMKRIIVFALLAGLFLGLPSLFGYLKNEYVWGGLVLTVTSYLILGFFYLWALRVVISKKNDDMSIELLVTVLSGIIGMWIYYLVFNWISGGLEYTPWAMTAVCWFMIPYFVFRSFKYFRNIQPAIYDLWRINHSGFNRNYWDNLDTFKALTVKVKLKRKVGDFDYTTLSVRLAEGIALGDWFDWLVEDQNRRFPQAQIEINMEGAESGWIFYTSRWFRYPLFIRMLDPRCTATENKIKKNQVIYIKRVKSINQIQHEED